Proteins encoded by one window of Streptococcus suis S735:
- a CDS encoding autorepressor SdpR family transcription factor gives MGLSETLKAISAPIRRQILDSLKSGPKSAGEIVEQFQLTGATVSHHLSTLKKAGLILEEKQKNFIYYRLNYTVFEEVLVWIASFGGQQDEEN, from the coding sequence ATGGGATTGTCTGAAACCTTGAAGGCAATTTCTGCTCCTATTCGTAGGCAAATTCTAGATAGTCTTAAGTCGGGGCCGAAGTCTGCTGGGGAAATTGTAGAACAATTTCAATTAACAGGAGCAACAGTTTCTCATCATTTATCCACTTTGAAAAAAGCTGGATTAATTTTGGAGGAAAAGCAGAAAAATTTTATTTATTATCGTCTAAACTATACGGTCTTTGAAGAAGTCTTGGTTTGGATTGCAAGTTTTGGAGGGCAACAAGATGAAGAAAATTGA
- a CDS encoding DEAD/DEAH box helicase translates to MKFTDLQLSEDILLAVEKAGFETPSPIQEQTIPLALEGKDVIGQAQTGTGKTAAFGLPTLNKIDTNNQAIQSLIIAPTRELAVQSQEELFKFGREKGVKVRSVYGGSSIEKQIKALRSGAHIVVGTPGRLLDLIKRKALKLDGVETLILDEADEMLNMGFLDDIEAIIERVPESRQTLLFSATMPEPIKRIGVKFMKEPEHVKIAAKELTNVNVDQYYLRVKEHEKFDTMTRLMDVDQPELSIVFGRTKRRVDELTRGLKLRGFRAEGIHGDLDQNKRLRVIRDFKNDQIDVLVATDVAARGLDISGVTHVYNYDIPQDPESYVHRIGRTGRAGQSGQSITFVSPNEMGYLAIIEDLTKKRMKGLKPATAEEAFEAKKKVALKKIEREMADETIRNNFDKFKKDAIQLAAEFTPEELALYVLTLTVQDPESLPEVEIAREKPLPFKFAPGQAKGKGGRGGRDRDRGGRRGDRNDRNRRDDKFKRDNRRQDNKKPHQRTSSEKKTGFVIRNKGER, encoded by the coding sequence TTGAAATTTACAGATTTACAATTATCAGAAGATATTTTGCTTGCCGTTGAGAAGGCTGGTTTTGAAACGCCGTCACCAATCCAGGAGCAGACCATTCCGCTTGCTCTGGAAGGAAAAGATGTGATTGGTCAAGCGCAGACGGGGACAGGGAAAACTGCAGCCTTTGGTTTGCCAACCCTCAACAAGATTGATACAAACAATCAAGCAATTCAATCCTTGATTATCGCCCCAACGCGTGAGTTGGCGGTGCAGAGTCAGGAAGAGCTTTTCAAATTTGGTCGTGAAAAAGGAGTAAAAGTTCGCTCTGTTTACGGTGGTTCTAGCATTGAAAAACAAATCAAGGCCCTTCGTTCTGGTGCTCACATTGTTGTTGGTACACCTGGTCGTCTCTTGGACTTGATCAAACGTAAAGCTCTCAAGCTTGACGGTGTTGAAACCCTTATTCTTGATGAGGCTGATGAAATGCTCAACATGGGCTTCTTGGATGATATTGAAGCCATCATCGAACGTGTGCCAGAAAGCCGTCAAACTCTTCTGTTTTCTGCAACCATGCCAGAGCCAATCAAGCGTATTGGTGTCAAATTCATGAAAGAGCCTGAGCACGTTAAGATTGCAGCAAAGGAATTGACTAATGTCAATGTTGACCAATATTATCTTCGTGTCAAAGAACATGAAAAATTCGACACCATGACACGCCTCATGGACGTTGACCAGCCAGAATTGTCTATCGTCTTCGGTCGTACTAAGCGCCGTGTTGATGAATTGACTCGTGGTTTGAAACTGCGTGGCTTCCGTGCAGAGGGTATCCACGGAGATTTGGATCAGAATAAGCGTCTTCGTGTTATTCGTGACTTTAAAAATGACCAGATTGATGTCCTCGTTGCGACGGACGTTGCGGCGCGTGGTTTGGATATTTCTGGTGTAACGCATGTCTATAACTACGATATTCCACAGGATCCAGAAAGCTATGTTCACCGTATCGGTCGTACAGGTCGTGCGGGTCAATCAGGTCAGTCTATTACCTTTGTTTCGCCAAACGAGATGGGCTACTTGGCTATTATCGAAGATTTGACCAAGAAACGCATGAAAGGGCTCAAGCCAGCGACAGCTGAAGAGGCCTTTGAAGCCAAGAAAAAAGTTGCTTTGAAGAAGATTGAGCGTGAAATGGCGGATGAAACCATCCGTAACAATTTTGATAAGTTCAAGAAAGATGCTATTCAGTTAGCGGCTGAATTTACCCCTGAAGAGTTAGCGCTTTATGTATTGACCTTGACTGTTCAGGATCCAGAAAGTCTGCCAGAGGTAGAAATTGCGCGAGAAAAACCATTACCATTCAAGTTTGCACCTGGTCAAGCCAAGGGTAAAGGTGGACGTGGAGGTCGCGACCGTGATCGCGGAGGACGCCGTGGTGATCGTAACGACCGCAACCGTCGCGATGACAAGTTCAAGCGCGATAACCGCCGTCAAGACAACAAAAAACCACACCAACGCACATCAAGTGAAAAGAAAACAGGCTTTGTGATTCGCAATAAAGGGGAGAGATAA
- a CDS encoding YitT family protein, which translates to MTQIKWRDCLLICFGAILYALVLNMLIIPHEFGEGGITGVTLLLFYTTGIETSLSSFVLNGILIVLAYRFLSKLTVFYTFLAVATMSLTMHYTTFLQIKWLPLIPSALLAGLVTGLSMALVIYGNGSTAGSDIIALLCNKYFKWKISTVILIFDVFVVTPLAFKIGLVKTFWTLVMVVIISKSLDWFLQALKKNNHK; encoded by the coding sequence ATGACGCAGATAAAATGGAGAGACTGCTTATTGATATGTTTTGGGGCAATCCTATATGCCCTTGTTTTGAATATGCTCATCATTCCACATGAATTTGGCGAAGGTGGGATTACTGGTGTTACCCTACTTTTGTTTTATACGACAGGGATTGAAACAAGTCTGTCCAGTTTTGTTTTGAATGGGATTTTGATTGTATTAGCCTATCGCTTTTTGAGTAAGTTAACGGTTTTCTATACTTTCTTAGCGGTTGCTACTATGTCCTTAACCATGCATTATACGACTTTTCTGCAAATAAAATGGTTGCCCCTGATTCCCTCTGCTCTCTTGGCGGGATTGGTGACAGGTTTATCAATGGCTCTAGTCATTTATGGAAACGGGTCCACGGCAGGAAGTGATATTATTGCATTGTTGTGTAATAAATATTTCAAATGGAAGATTTCCACCGTTATTCTCATTTTTGATGTATTTGTGGTAACTCCTTTGGCTTTTAAAATTGGGCTTGTAAAAACATTTTGGACATTGGTAATGGTTGTCATTATCAGTAAAAGTTTGGACTGGTTCTTGCAAGCATTGAAAAAGAATAATCATAAATAA
- a CDS encoding PH domain-containing protein, translating into MGLFSGLLGNASQMDNDKIEQELEHVLLDNEQVEMAFSLVRDLIVFTEYRLILVDKQGMTGKKVSYKSIPYRSISRFTVETSGHFDLDAELKIWISSAVEPAEILQFKSDKSVIAIQKALASAVLGK; encoded by the coding sequence ATGGGACTATTTTCAGGTTTACTAGGCAATGCCTCGCAAATGGATAATGATAAGATTGAACAGGAATTGGAGCATGTTCTACTGGATAATGAACAGGTTGAGATGGCATTTAGTCTGGTTCGTGATCTGATTGTTTTTACAGAATATCGATTGATTTTGGTCGATAAGCAAGGAATGACTGGGAAAAAGGTATCTTATAAATCGATTCCTTACCGCTCGATTTCACGTTTTACGGTAGAAACCTCTGGTCATTTTGACTTAGATGCTGAGCTGAAAATATGGATTTCATCGGCTGTTGAACCTGCTGAAATTCTTCAGTTTAAGAGCGATAAGAGTGTCATTGCTATTCAAAAAGCTCTGGCTTCAGCTGTCTTAGGAAAATAG
- a CDS encoding pneumococcal-type histidine triad protein produces MKKKTTLFALTGIILSCHLFLAGCQKTENTAINHQDVQSSNISKVDENTIVVSEIKSNGYMRLYGEESYFFEGPIPYAAHFLKDTLPDSDYKLNKEDIQYQLEKGYIIKVNEQYFYYPKDKYANVISISEAKKLTKNQKKPTSQAKKGVAGVDYPTDDGFLFENEGQILSKTDEGLVLEHNGHSHFIFYKDLKESKWSYLVPKEYIENSQSSSHSNAKQAKLSQTFDDGYVFDPKDVVAEDANGYTVRHGDHYHYIWKSSLQYGQGNTGETIGKKGQITVLDNHSLHTPTTRNNFVPLKSTTEKGHTSTQSNSKKAFPGIDYPTSDGFLFDGSGVQGQTALGLLIGHGTHTHLLPYSHLIGSPWESYIPTQYLETARAEYHSSTSTQVNVEIPLSPQEGGKPNSSVEEEREAKKSYLAENLHVSKAKIKVIETDAGPAFVYPHGDHSHTILIEKVEVGKPIEDPHGDPHAHDKIGMATLKQLGFDDEIIEDILHATADTPFPSNETDSEKMREWLKTVKYLNIGQRKDPLKRAGLDLMPNVEVLGIGFTPIDDVKPILQFKKLKQLWMTSTGVKDYQFLKEIPTLEGIDLSQNGVSDLGFLEEFPNLKVVSAAGNDIEDITILAKLKALESLNLDHNKVTDLSPLADLSQLTAVSLDNNRITDLSALQNKKKLTRLYISQNPQLDISTLKTENLEELTANESNVKDLQFVKNNPNLTSLTLKNNKITELQGIEENEKLVNLDVEGNQIKTLEIEGKQESVVRLNVADNQLKNLEGVNDYKALEDLNASKNDIETLAITEPNKTLKTIDVSENHIPKEELNLNDQKIPSAIAEHFPAVEGGSIENNQPKEVDKEAKVSE; encoded by the coding sequence ATGAAAAAGAAAACAACCTTATTTGCCTTGACAGGCATTATCCTATCTTGTCATCTTTTTTTGGCGGGTTGCCAAAAAACAGAGAATACTGCAATAAATCATCAAGATGTTCAAAGTAGCAATATCTCAAAAGTAGATGAAAATACGATTGTAGTGTCTGAAATTAAATCTAATGGCTATATGCGTCTATATGGAGAAGAGTCATACTTTTTTGAAGGTCCGATCCCGTATGCGGCACACTTTTTAAAAGATACCCTTCCAGATTCTGATTATAAATTGAATAAAGAAGATATTCAGTATCAGCTAGAGAAAGGTTATATTATAAAAGTAAATGAGCAGTACTTCTACTATCCCAAGGATAAATATGCTAATGTAATTTCTATTTCTGAAGCTAAGAAACTCACCAAAAATCAAAAGAAACCTACTTCTCAAGCTAAAAAAGGGGTAGCTGGTGTTGATTATCCTACGGATGATGGATTTCTTTTTGAAAATGAAGGTCAAATTCTTTCAAAAACGGATGAGGGACTGGTCTTAGAACATAATGGTCATTCACATTTTATCTTCTATAAGGATTTAAAAGAAAGCAAATGGTCCTATCTGGTACCCAAAGAGTACATTGAGAATAGCCAATCCAGCTCGCATTCCAACGCAAAGCAAGCGAAGCTATCACAAACTTTTGATGATGGTTATGTATTTGATCCGAAGGATGTAGTGGCTGAAGATGCGAATGGCTATACGGTACGTCATGGAGATCATTATCATTATATTTGGAAATCAAGTTTGCAATACGGACAAGGAAATACTGGGGAGACCATTGGAAAAAAGGGACAGATTACTGTTCTTGATAATCATTCGTTGCATACTCCGACCACAAGAAATAATTTCGTCCCACTCAAGTCTACCACAGAAAAAGGGCATACTTCCACTCAGTCTAATTCAAAGAAAGCTTTCCCAGGTATTGATTATCCAACAAGCGACGGTTTCCTTTTTGATGGTAGCGGAGTCCAAGGTCAAACAGCGTTAGGGTTACTCATTGGCCATGGTACTCATACTCATTTACTTCCGTACAGTCATTTGATAGGAAGTCCGTGGGAGTCTTATATTCCTACTCAGTATTTAGAGACTGCTAGAGCAGAATACCATTCGTCAACTTCCACTCAAGTTAATGTAGAAATTCCGTTGTCACCACAAGAAGGTGGGAAACCTAACTCAAGTGTAGAAGAAGAACGAGAAGCTAAAAAGAGCTACCTAGCCGAAAACCTGCATGTTTCAAAAGCAAAAATCAAGGTGATAGAAACAGATGCAGGACCTGCTTTCGTTTACCCTCATGGTGACCATTCTCATACAATCTTGATTGAGAAAGTTGAAGTTGGAAAACCAATCGAAGACCCTCACGGTGACCCACATGCTCATGATAAAATTGGAATGGCTACTTTAAAACAATTAGGTTTTGATGATGAGATTATTGAAGATATTTTGCATGCTACGGCCGATACTCCTTTCCCATCTAATGAAACAGATTCCGAGAAGATGAGAGAGTGGTTAAAAACGGTAAAATATCTAAATATTGGTCAGCGAAAAGATCCGCTAAAGAGAGCCGGTCTGGACTTGATGCCAAATGTTGAAGTGTTAGGGATTGGTTTTACGCCAATTGATGATGTAAAACCTATCTTGCAATTTAAAAAATTGAAACAATTATGGATGACTAGCACAGGCGTTAAGGATTATCAATTTTTGAAAGAAATTCCAACATTAGAGGGAATTGACTTATCACAAAATGGTGTTTCTGATTTGGGCTTTTTGGAAGAATTTCCAAACTTAAAAGTAGTTTCTGCTGCAGGAAATGACATTGAAGATATCACTATTCTAGCTAAATTAAAAGCTTTGGAATCTTTAAATTTAGATCATAATAAAGTGACGGATTTATCCCCATTAGCAGATTTGTCACAATTGACAGCTGTTAGTTTAGATAATAATCGTATCACAGATTTATCTGCGCTTCAAAACAAGAAGAAGTTAACCCGTTTGTATATATCACAGAATCCTCAATTGGATATATCAACTCTAAAAACAGAGAATTTAGAAGAACTGACAGCTAATGAAAGTAATGTAAAAGATCTTCAGTTTGTAAAAAACAATCCAAATTTAACTAGTCTTACTCTTAAGAATAATAAGATTACTGAATTACAAGGGATAGAAGAAAATGAAAAATTAGTAAATCTGGATGTAGAGGGGAATCAAATTAAGACTTTGGAAATAGAGGGTAAACAAGAATCGGTTGTTCGATTAAATGTTGCAGATAATCAATTGAAGAATTTAGAAGGAGTCAATGATTACAAAGCCTTAGAAGACCTGAATGCTTCAAAAAATGATATTGAAACACTTGCCATTACAGAGCCGAATAAGACTTTGAAAACAATTGATGTGAGTGAAAATCACATTCCGAAGGAAGAATTAAATCTAAATGATCAGAAGATCCCATCTGCGATTGCAGAACATTTTCCAGCAGTTGAAGGTGGCAGTATTGAGAACAATCAACCTAAAGAAGTTGATAAGGAAGCAAAGGTAAGCGAGTAA